In one Pseudomonas fitomaticsae genomic region, the following are encoded:
- a CDS encoding carbon-nitrogen hydrolase family protein, which produces MSLAVIQMVSQSDVLANLRDARRLLEQAAHAGAKLAVLPENFAAMGRRDIADIGRAEALGEGPILPWLKQTARDLRLWIVAGTLPLPPVGQPEAKSHACSLLVNDQGEIVARYDKLHLFDVDVADNRGRYRESDDYAYGSGVVVADTPVGRLGLTVCYDLRFPELYSELRAAGAELITAPSAFTAVTGAAHWDVLIRARAIETQCYVLAAAQGGTHPGPRETFGHGAIVDPWGRILVQQEQGEAVLLAERDSNEQASIRARMPVTGHRRFFSQGAQRPASEHEFKA; this is translated from the coding sequence ATGTCTTTAGCGGTGATTCAAATGGTCAGCCAGAGCGATGTGCTGGCCAATCTGCGCGATGCCCGACGTTTGCTCGAACAAGCGGCCCATGCCGGTGCGAAGCTGGCCGTGCTGCCGGAAAACTTCGCGGCCATGGGCCGTCGTGACATCGCCGATATCGGCCGCGCCGAAGCGCTCGGCGAAGGCCCGATCCTGCCGTGGTTGAAACAGACCGCCCGCGACCTCAGGTTATGGATAGTGGCCGGCACGTTGCCGTTGCCGCCTGTGGGGCAGCCCGAGGCCAAGTCCCATGCCTGCTCGCTGCTGGTGAACGATCAGGGCGAAATCGTTGCACGCTATGACAAGTTGCACCTGTTCGATGTCGACGTGGCGGACAATCGCGGCCGTTACCGCGAATCCGATGACTATGCTTATGGCAGTGGCGTGGTGGTCGCGGACACACCGGTCGGGCGACTGGGCCTGACGGTGTGTTACGACCTGCGCTTCCCGGAGCTGTACAGCGAATTGCGTGCGGCCGGGGCTGAACTGATAACCGCACCGTCGGCCTTCACCGCAGTGACGGGGGCGGCGCACTGGGATGTACTGATCCGCGCACGGGCCATTGAAACCCAGTGCTATGTGCTGGCGGCCGCTCAGGGCGGAACGCATCCGGGGCCGCGGGAAACCTTTGGCCACGGGGCGATTGTCGACCCTTGGGGGCGGATTCTGGTGCAGCAGGAACAAGGCGAAGCCGTATTGCTGGCTGAACGCGACAGCAACGAACAGGCGTCCATCCGGGCGCGAATGCCGGTGACGGGTCATCGGCGGTTTTTTTCGCAGGGCGCACAGCGACCTGCTTCAGAACACGAATTTAAGGCGTAA
- the tldD gene encoding metalloprotease TldD, translating into MRELLSSVSDHLLAPGGVTIESLQGVLGDLAGPGIDAADLYFQGQISESWSLEDGIVKEGSFNLDQGVGVRAQSGEKTGFAYSNAITLEALGAAARAARSISRAGQNGTVQAFSTQDVAQLYAPDNPLEVLSRAEKVELLKRIDVATRALDPRIQQVSVSMAGVWERILVASTDGGLAADVRPLVRFNVSVIVEQNGRRERGGHGGGGRTDYRYFLAEDRAMGYAREALRQALVNLEAIPAPAGTLPVVLGSGWSGVLLHEAVGHGLEGDFNRKGSSAYSGRMGEMVASKLCTIVDDGTLSGRRGSLSVDDEGTPTECTTLIENGVLKGYMQDKLNARLMGVARTGNGRRESYAHLPMPRMTNTYMLGGQSDPAEIIASVKKGIYCANLGGGQVDITSGKFVFSTSEAYLIEDGKITAPVKGATLIGNGPEAMSRVSMVGNDLALDSGVGTCGKDGQSVPVGVGQPTLKIDAITVGGTGA; encoded by the coding sequence ATGAGAGAGTTGTTGTCCTCAGTCAGTGATCACCTGTTGGCGCCCGGCGGCGTGACGATCGAGAGCCTGCAAGGCGTGCTCGGTGATCTGGCGGGTCCAGGCATCGATGCGGCCGACCTGTATTTCCAGGGGCAGATTTCCGAGTCCTGGTCGCTGGAAGACGGCATCGTCAAGGAAGGCAGTTTCAACCTCGACCAGGGTGTCGGCGTGCGGGCGCAGTCCGGTGAGAAAACCGGTTTCGCCTACAGCAACGCGATCACCCTCGAAGCCCTCGGCGCGGCGGCCCGTGCGGCCCGTTCTATTTCCCGCGCCGGGCAGAACGGCACGGTGCAGGCGTTCAGCACCCAGGACGTCGCCCAGTTGTACGCGCCGGATAACCCGCTGGAAGTGCTGAGCCGCGCTGAAAAAGTCGAACTGCTCAAGCGCATCGACGTTGCGACCCGCGCCCTCGACCCGCGTATCCAGCAGGTCAGCGTCAGCATGGCCGGGGTCTGGGAACGCATTCTGGTAGCTTCGACCGACGGTGGCCTGGCCGCCGATGTGCGTCCGCTGGTACGTTTCAATGTGAGCGTGATCGTCGAGCAGAACGGCCGTCGCGAGCGTGGTGGTCACGGCGGCGGCGGGCGTACCGACTACCGCTATTTCCTCGCCGAAGACCGTGCCATGGGTTATGCCCGTGAGGCGTTGCGTCAGGCGCTGGTGAATCTGGAAGCGATTCCGGCTCCGGCCGGCACGTTGCCGGTTGTTCTGGGCTCGGGCTGGTCCGGCGTGCTGTTGCACGAAGCGGTCGGTCACGGTCTGGAAGGTGACTTCAACCGCAAGGGCAGTTCTGCCTACAGCGGGCGCATGGGCGAAATGGTTGCCTCGAAACTCTGCACCATCGTCGATGACGGCACTCTGAGCGGTCGTCGCGGTTCCCTGAGCGTCGACGACGAAGGCACCCCGACCGAGTGCACCACGCTGATCGAAAACGGCGTACTCAAGGGCTACATGCAGGACAAGCTCAATGCGCGGCTGATGGGCGTGGCCCGCACGGGCAACGGTCGTCGCGAATCCTACGCGCACTTGCCGATGCCTCGGATGACCAACACTTACATGCTCGGTGGCCAGAGCGATCCGGCGGAAATCATCGCGTCGGTGAAGAAGGGCATCTACTGCGCCAACCTCGGCGGCGGTCAGGTCGATATCACCAGCGGCAAGTTCGTGTTCTCCACCAGCGAGGCGTATCTGATCGAGGACGGCAAGATCACTGCGCCGGTCAAAGGCGCAACGTTGATCGGCAATGGTCCGGAAGCGATGAGCCGGGTGTCGATGGTCGGTAACGATCTGGCGCTGGACAGCGGTGTGGGGACTTGCGGCAAGGACGGGCAGTCGGTGCCGGTGGGTGTCGGTCAACCGACGCTGAAAATCGATGCGATCACCGTGGGTGGCACGGGCGCATAA
- the yjgA gene encoding ribosome biogenesis factor YjgA, with translation MVDSYDDSLDTGEKSKSQVKRELHALVDLGERLTTLKPDLQAKLPLTDALRRALADAPKHTANIARKRHLQFIGKLMRDQDTDAILTLLDQLDASTRQYNERFHNLERWRDRLIAGDDAVLEKFVVDYPDADRQQLRSLIRQAQHEVAQNKPPASSRKIFKYIRELDETQRGLR, from the coding sequence ATGGTTGATTCTTACGACGACTCCCTCGATACGGGAGAAAAAAGCAAATCCCAGGTCAAACGCGAGCTGCATGCTCTGGTTGACCTTGGCGAGCGCCTTACAACGCTCAAGCCCGACTTGCAGGCAAAACTGCCATTGACCGACGCCTTGCGCCGGGCTCTGGCCGATGCGCCCAAGCACACCGCGAACATCGCGCGTAAACGGCATTTGCAGTTCATCGGCAAACTGATGCGCGATCAGGACACTGACGCGATTCTCACCCTGCTCGATCAACTCGATGCCTCTACCCGTCAGTACAACGAGCGTTTCCACAACCTCGAACGCTGGCGTGACCGCCTGATCGCCGGTGACGATGCCGTGCTGGAGAAATTCGTCGTCGATTACCCGGACGCCGACCGCCAGCAACTGCGTTCCCTGATCCGTCAGGCCCAGCACGAGGTTGCGCAAAACAAACCTCCTGCCTCGAGCCGCAAGATCTTCAAGTACATCCGTGAGCTGGACGAGACTCAACGCGGTCTGCGTTGA